Within Kineothrix sp. MB12-C1, the genomic segment AAGAAACGGATGTTTTTGATTCTACCTCTAAAAGTGGCGTTTTGCGTCTAATTAAAACTGCTTATACCAATCAGCTGGTAAACATAGATGATACCATTACCCCTCTTAATTGCGAATTGCTTATAAAAATGCTTTTGTTTGCTAATCAATATGCAAACGATGACCAATATATTTATGATGCCAATTTATCTGGCAAAATCATGGGAGAGCAACTAATACTCCCAGATATTATCGTAACATCAGGTCATGATTTTTTTGGTTGTTCCAGCTTATTTGGCGAACCCGTTACTTATATCGGATACCCCACTGTGGAGGGAAATGGAAATCTGATAGTTTCCTCTCAAACCTTCGCCATAAACTCCGGTAGTAAATACAAAGACATCTCGTGGAAGTTTATTAGTACTCTCCTATCGAAAGAATCCCAAATGAGAATGGAAAAAAACTATACAACAATGGGATTTCACCTTAGAAAAGAAGCCTTGGAAGAACATTTTTCATATATTAAGAAAAATGCCAGCGGCTATGCTATGTGTCTTCTTATCAGCGATCACTACACTGCCATCAAATTCAATCTTGGAGATGTAAAAGAGGAACACATTGATCAGATTCGTTCCTTAATTCAAAATGCAGATACTACACTGATAACTTTACCTGATATCGATAAGATTATAGAAGGAGAAGCTATTTTCTATTTCAACGGTACCAAACCTGTAGAAGAAGTTGTTGATGTTATCGAGAATAGAGTCAGAACCTATGTTAACGAAATGAAATAAGGCTATCTTATCACTTTATTTGTTATGAGAAATAGGTATATAAATTATATGCTATCCTTGAAAGTCGTCATTTCACAAGAACTTCAATCTATTCATAAGCAACATGAGAGGGAATGCTAACATGAGTTTCCCATTATAATAAGCGACCAATTTATTGACTCGCTTCCTGCCATAACCATCAATCATTTGGCAGATGCAATTTGTATACATTCTAAGTAGTAATAAATTAAAACTCATAAAGGAGAATCCGAAAAATGAAAAGGAAATTTATTAATTATTATATACTATATTGCATTTTAGCGGTAACGATATTCCTATGTGGGTGCGAAAACAGAATCGGCACTGCCGATAATCAAAAAGATGATGGAATAAAAGCCGAGGAAACCACTTATTTAGCCCAACCACTTTCTCTTCCAGAATATGCCTCTTTAGATGGAGCATATTCTGACGGGAATAACTTACATTATGCCGCTGCTAAATTGGATCAGACTTCTCAAAAATATGAAACTGCTTTCTACATCTTGAAAGAAGGAGAAAAAGAACCTAAGATGCTTTTCCTTTTACCAGAAAACCAAAGGGTTTTTAAAATGACCATGGATAAGGATGAGAACATTTATTATCTTGGCTATGAAGAATTTTCATCTGATGACGATAATCTGACGATATCTGACATTATTCTTTATAAGTTGGACCAACGCGGAACTCCCCTTCTGGTTCTGGATTTAACAAATTATATGGGAGGAGTTGATCAATCCATGGTTCAAGGAATTGCAGTGGATGGAGAAAAGCGTATTATTCTATTTGCTTCTAATCAAAATATCTATGTATTTGATTCGAGTGGCAGTCTATTGTTTAAAGTCAAAGCAGATGGCAGGATTTACGATATATGTTGCAGTAACGGTAAGATATTTGCCGCATATGACGGCATCGATGGAATTGAAATTAAGGTGGTCGATATCCTCAATAAAAAACTCTCATCCAAATTGGCTCAAACTATACCAGGAAATCAATTTCACATGGTATCAGATAGTAATGAAAATCTTCTAATGGCTACTGAAAACAGCGTTTATACTTATAATCTGGAAACAGAAGAAATAATTAAGAAATTCGATTGGCAAACCTATGATTCCACAGGAATTACTGCCGGGATCCTACTGCCGTTCAGAGAAAAAGGAGTCCTAGCAATCAATCGTGACTATACCTCTTTTCCGATGAAGGTAGAAGCAACATTCTTCAAGGAGGCTGTTGAAGGAGAAAGCATTATACCGGAAAAAACTGTTCTTACTCTCGGTACAGATTATTCTCTTTCCAACGCCATGAATCAAGGTATTGTAGCATTTAACCATTCCAATTCTGATTATAAAATTGAGATAAAGATTTATAATGAAAATTATGCTCAACTCAATACTGAAATCATAGCCGGTAACGGACCCGATATTTTAGTTCTATCTTTTGATAAAATTGACCAGCTTTCTGCAAAAAATGTTCTGGAAGATTTGAATCCTTACTTTAGTGAGGATGTGACTTTGGATCGAGATGACTTCTTGGAAAATATACTCAATTCCTTCGAGACCGATGGACACATCTATGGAATGCCTTTTAGCTTTAATATCGATACACTTGTAGGAAAAACCTCGATTCTGAAGGATAAGTCAAGTTGGAATCTGGATGAATTGATTGCCTTTACAGAAAGTTTCCCGAAAGGAACAGATATTTTTGTTGACACTTCCAAAAGTGGGGTTTTCCATTTACTTAAAACTGCTTATACCAGTCAATTAGTGGATATGAATAATATGGAAATCCCTCTTAATCGAGAGTTGCTTATAAAGATGCTTACTTTTGCCAATCGGTATGAAGACGACGAACGATATACTTATAACGGTCTCTTGGATATAAGGGCTATGGACGGCCAATTGATATTGCTAGATACTAATGTATTTAGCGGAATTACTTATCGAGCTTGTTCAGATAGCGTATTCGGAGAACCTGTAACTTTCATCGGATATCCCACTGTACAAGGAAATGGCAACTTGATTAACTGTGAATGGGCTCTAGCCATTAATTCTAGTAGTAAATACAAAGATACCGCCTGGACAT encodes:
- a CDS encoding ABC transporter substrate-binding protein, producing MKRKFINYYILYCILAVTIFLCGCENRIGTADNQKDDGIKAEETTYLAQPLSLPEYASLDGAYSDGNNLHYAAAKLDQTSQKYETAFYILKEGEKEPKMLFLLPENQRVFKMTMDKDENIYYLGYEEFSSDDDNLTISDIILYKLDQRGTPLLVLDLTNYMGGVDQSMVQGIAVDGEKRIILFASNQNIYVFDSSGSLLFKVKADGRIYDICCSNGKIFAAYDGIDGIEIKVVDILNKKLSSKLAQTIPGNQFHMVSDSNENLLMATENSVYTYNLETEEIIKKFDWQTYDSTGITAGILLPFREKGVLAINRDYTSFPMKVEATFFKEAVEGESIIPEKTVLTLGTDYSLSNAMNQGIVAFNHSNSDYKIEIKIYNENYAQLNTEIIAGNGPDILVLSFDKIDQLSAKNVLEDLNPYFSEDVTLDRDDFLENILNSFETDGHIYGMPFSFNIDTLVGKTSILKDKSSWNLDELIAFTESFPKGTDIFVDTSKSGVFHLLKTAYTSQLVDMNNMEIPLNRELLIKMLTFANRYEDDERYTYNGLLDIRAMDGQLILLDTNVFSGITYRACSDSVFGEPVTFIGYPTVQGNGNLINCEWALAINSSSKYKDTAWTLISMLLSEEIQAKIERDLGSMGFPIRKDSLEEHFIHVAEWEYNDFLINYNFLRQSGKPAIEEEIEPIRNLIQSADTAFRSSPDIDKIIEEESIFYFNGTKPVEEVVNVIENRIRTYVNENN